Proteins encoded by one window of Clostridium bornimense:
- a CDS encoding glycosyltransferase, with translation MYISVVVCTYNRSEVLNKCIESIIRNNYPKEKYEVIIIDNNSKDNTKDTVYNYINKGLNIKYFLEENIGLSFARNKGIDVSKGNIIIFLDDDTQISKGYLQAIKEFYSVNPEVVFAAGKINPIWTIEKPKWFSKAFSSIVGETLYGDEDRVLKRGEMPIGANMIFKREVFDEVGKFNINLGIQGDKLYLGEESDLYNRIVKKGYEVYYIANASVDHTVHNNKVNKEYVMNRLILEGVSSAEYSLNEGSKMQCIYLMFRRGLILLLRDTPMVIISKLTKKDEFEKICKYKRSLNFIKTIIDGIGRKQ, from the coding sequence AAAAATATGAAGTAATTATTATAGACAATAATTCCAAGGATAATACAAAAGATACTGTTTATAACTATATTAATAAAGGACTAAATATTAAATATTTCCTTGAGGAAAATATAGGATTATCTTTTGCGCGTAATAAAGGAATAGATGTATCAAAAGGAAATATAATTATTTTTTTAGATGATGATACTCAAATATCTAAAGGATATTTGCAAGCTATTAAAGAATTCTATAGTGTTAATCCAGAAGTTGTTTTTGCTGCAGGAAAAATTAATCCTATTTGGACTATTGAGAAGCCAAAATGGTTTTCAAAAGCTTTTTCATCTATAGTAGGTGAAACATTATATGGGGATGAAGATAGAGTACTAAAAAGAGGAGAAATGCCAATAGGTGCAAATATGATTTTTAAACGAGAAGTTTTTGATGAGGTTGGTAAATTTAATATTAACTTAGGTATACAGGGTGATAAATTATACTTAGGGGAAGAAAGTGATTTATATAATAGAATAGTTAAAAAAGGATATGAAGTATATTATATTGCTAATGCTAGTGTGGATCATACAGTACATAATAATAAAGTTAATAAAGAATACGTAATGAATAGATTGATATTAGAAGGAGTAAGTTCTGCAGAATATAGTCTTAACGAAGGAAGTAAGATGCAATGCATCTATTTAATGTTTAGGAGAGGTTTAATATTATTACTAAGAGATACTCCAATGGTCATTATTAGTAAACTTACTAAAAAAGATGAGTTTGAAAAGATATGTAAATATAAAAGAAGTTTGAATTTTATTAAGACTATAATAGATGGTATAGGGAGAAAACAATAA
- the tagD gene encoding glycerol-3-phosphate cytidylyltransferase → MKRVITYGTFDLLHYGHINLLRRAKSLGDYLVVALSTDEFNWNEKSKKCYFNYEQRKNLLEAIRYVDLVIPETGWGQKRTDIHKYDIDTFVMGDDWKGHFDFLKDEGANVVYLPRTKEISTTKIKKDLEISSEVKK, encoded by the coding sequence ATGAAACGTGTTATTACATATGGAACATTTGATTTATTGCATTATGGACATATAAATTTATTACGTAGAGCAAAATCATTAGGTGATTATCTAGTTGTAGCTTTATCAACGGATGAATTTAATTGGAATGAGAAAAGTAAAAAGTGCTATTTTAATTACGAGCAACGCAAGAATTTGCTTGAAGCAATTAGATATGTTGATTTAGTGATTCCAGAAACAGGTTGGGGGCAAAAAAGAACTGATATTCATAAATATGATATTGATACTTTTGTAATGGGAGATGATTGGAAAGGTCATTTTGATTTTTTGAAAGATGAGGGCGCTAATGTAGTATACTTACCAAGGACTAAAGAGATATCTACAACAAAGATAAAAAAGGATTTAGAAATAAGTTCTGAAGTAAAAAAATAA
- a CDS encoding capsular polysaccharide synthesis protein: MNEQYLKKIEQSMKNKILLPTIVHALRNRWPLWWIRNKELISLQLEDRAYRKLKKKYKYVIDRATENYFLEGKSSKIVWVCWLQGMDNAPLLVRRCYESLVSNISDYDIKVITEKNMFNYIEIPSYITDKWRRGIISSAHFSDVIRTNLLVKYGGIWVDSTVLCTSNNLPEYITDAPMFVYRTIMRGVNTVSASNWLISSQANNPILILMKDLLYEYWKNENVVEHYYLFHLFFTMAIEKYHDIWDNIPRYNNINPHILSGELNSKFSQDRYEEIKHMSAFHKLNYKLNYIDKEDTFYNYVIVKGLF, from the coding sequence ATGAATGAGCAGTATTTAAAGAAAATAGAACAATCTATGAAAAATAAAATATTATTGCCTACAATTGTGCATGCATTGAGGAATCGTTGGCCATTATGGTGGATAAGAAATAAGGAATTAATAAGTTTGCAATTAGAAGATCGTGCATATAGAAAGTTAAAAAAGAAGTATAAATATGTTATTGATAGAGCGACTGAAAATTATTTTTTAGAAGGTAAAAGTTCAAAAATAGTATGGGTTTGTTGGTTGCAGGGTATGGATAATGCACCATTATTAGTAAGGAGATGCTATGAGTCATTAGTATCTAATATAAGTGATTATGATATTAAGGTAATAACTGAAAAGAATATGTTTAACTACATTGAGATCCCTTCATATATAACCGATAAATGGAGAAGAGGTATTATTTCTTCTGCTCACTTTTCAGATGTTATAAGGACTAATTTGCTAGTGAAATATGGAGGGATTTGGGTTGATTCAACGGTTCTTTGTACGTCTAATAATTTACCTGAATATATAACAGATGCGCCTATGTTTGTATATAGGACTATTATGCGAGGAGTAAATACTGTTTCGGCATCCAACTGGTTAATTTCATCGCAAGCCAATAATCCTATCTTAATATTAATGAAGGATTTATTATATGAATATTGGAAAAATGAGAATGTAGTAGAACATTATTATTTATTTCATTTATTTTTTACTATGGCAATAGAAAAGTATCATGACATATGGGATAATATACCAAGATACAATAATATTAATCCACATATATTAAGTGGAGAATTAAATAGCAAATTTTCACAAGATAGATATGAAGAAATTAAACATATGTCCGCATTTCATAAATTAAATTATAAGTTGAATTATATTGATAAAGAGGACACTTTTTATAATTATGTAATTGTAAAAGGGTTGTTTTGA